The proteins below are encoded in one region of Aeromonas jandaei:
- a CDS encoding M66 family metalloprotease → MTTTYMTPIAGLIMATLAAAPLSAGSTPLIFNDTTPQSDLAGSLAARVQFAQSQILPSHPKEGDRQPILTSLRKSLLLVQPLQADGVTPMTVEARDGSGKLLGSLTLSPPSALPETVYHIAGVPEGGVSFVPESGSTAIISSSADLAKLSDKSGAFLKERLTGRALVEIQTADGRWVRDIYLPVSPELEGKMVRLRSSAGYNSTIFYGERQVTISRGQTLQFKFAKGQWFREGELENNRITYAPDTWSGELPAGWILPGLTLSVRQGNLSGELRDIKVGAPGELLLHTIDIGMLTTPRDRFAFANDKEAHREYFQTIPASRLIVSQYAPLSLPEVMLPNGTLLTDFDPSEGGWHGGTMRQRIGKELISHGIDNANYGINSSAGEGEGSHPFVVAQLTAHNSRGKYANGVQVHGGSGGGGIVTLDSSLGNEFSHEVGHNFGLGHYVDGFRGSVHRSADQLNSSWGWDSDKHRFIPNFSPTRTNEDACLDGQCQPPFDGRKFGYDAMAGGSPLSGANRFTLYTPNSAAIIQRFLESKAVFDANSATGFSKWNSATARMEPYQHTIEGIEKVDAPMDALSEAGLSALLADYGLVRVAMWDGRWTRDIRVPVASADNRGRSLTIDHGAGYNSRLFINGKEIVVNRGFKKSFTSDGQSWVEVSPIDTKVARKPEQFGVPVTTLVGYYDPQGSLPSYIYPALHGAYGFTYPDDSSTLSGSDCQLQVETRDGLQRFRLANHRAASSVMNKFHINLPTASEPGRATIQCRGQTLVQQSLLPPQQSLSFTVNGRPLEQGVVENQPPVVTVPAQLGGIGGEWLTVTAEASDPEDDALSYRWHFPAGWQAEGETSANLRLLPPAVTTSEQHELSVSVSDGVHQSEGRIVLTLAPVVDGSCNTTDPEAANVPAWQASKVYNGGDKVSHNQLVWRAKYWTQGNAPSRSADQWALASQVDLGWSAAVAYNGGELTNHNGRRWQARWWTQGNEPGKHGVWLDVGAASCR, encoded by the coding sequence ATGACTACAACATACATGACCCCGATAGCCGGCCTCATTATGGCGACGCTGGCGGCAGCCCCTTTGTCTGCTGGCAGCACGCCCCTGATATTCAATGACACGACCCCGCAAAGCGATCTGGCGGGCAGTCTGGCTGCCAGAGTGCAGTTTGCCCAGAGCCAGATCCTGCCGTCCCACCCCAAAGAGGGGGATCGCCAACCCATCCTGACCAGCCTGCGCAAGAGCCTGCTGCTGGTGCAACCGCTCCAGGCCGACGGGGTGACCCCCATGACGGTGGAGGCCCGCGACGGCAGCGGCAAGCTGCTTGGCTCCCTGACCTTGTCGCCGCCCTCGGCACTGCCCGAGACGGTCTACCACATCGCGGGGGTTCCCGAAGGCGGGGTGAGCTTTGTCCCGGAGAGCGGCAGCACTGCCATCATCAGCAGCAGTGCTGATTTGGCCAAACTGAGCGACAAGAGCGGCGCCTTCCTCAAGGAGCGGCTGACTGGTCGCGCGCTGGTGGAGATCCAAACCGCCGACGGCCGCTGGGTTCGGGATATCTACCTGCCCGTGAGCCCGGAGCTGGAGGGCAAGATGGTGCGCTTGCGCTCCAGTGCAGGCTACAACTCGACGATCTTCTATGGCGAGCGGCAGGTGACGATCTCCCGTGGCCAGACCCTGCAGTTCAAGTTTGCCAAGGGGCAGTGGTTCCGTGAGGGGGAGCTGGAGAACAACCGCATCACCTATGCCCCGGATACCTGGAGTGGCGAGCTGCCTGCCGGGTGGATCCTGCCCGGACTGACCCTCTCCGTGCGACAGGGCAATCTCAGTGGTGAACTGCGTGATATCAAAGTCGGCGCTCCCGGCGAGCTGCTGCTGCATACCATCGACATCGGCATGCTTACCACGCCACGGGATCGCTTTGCCTTTGCCAATGACAAGGAGGCCCATCGCGAATACTTCCAGACCATCCCGGCCAGCCGCTTGATCGTCAGTCAGTACGCGCCGCTCTCCCTGCCTGAGGTGATGCTACCCAACGGCACCTTGCTGACCGATTTTGACCCGAGCGAGGGGGGTTGGCATGGCGGCACCATGCGTCAGCGCATCGGCAAGGAGCTTATCTCCCACGGCATCGACAATGCCAACTACGGCATCAACAGCAGTGCCGGTGAAGGGGAGGGGAGCCATCCCTTTGTGGTGGCCCAACTGACGGCGCACAACAGCCGCGGCAAATATGCCAATGGGGTTCAGGTGCACGGTGGTTCCGGTGGTGGTGGCATCGTCACCCTCGATAGCTCCCTTGGCAACGAGTTCAGCCACGAAGTGGGCCATAACTTCGGCCTTGGCCACTATGTGGATGGCTTCCGTGGCTCGGTTCACCGCAGTGCCGATCAGCTCAACTCCAGCTGGGGCTGGGACAGTGACAAACACCGTTTCATCCCCAACTTCTCGCCGACCCGCACCAATGAGGATGCCTGTCTGGATGGCCAGTGCCAGCCACCGTTCGATGGCCGCAAGTTTGGCTACGATGCGATGGCGGGCGGCAGCCCTCTCTCCGGCGCCAACCGTTTCACCCTCTATACCCCCAATTCGGCCGCCATCATCCAGCGCTTCCTGGAGAGCAAGGCGGTGTTCGATGCCAACTCGGCCACCGGCTTTAGCAAGTGGAACAGTGCGACGGCCAGGATGGAGCCCTATCAGCACACAATCGAGGGGATCGAGAAGGTCGATGCTCCCATGGATGCCCTGAGCGAGGCCGGACTGAGTGCCCTGCTGGCGGATTACGGCTTGGTCAGGGTCGCCATGTGGGACGGTCGCTGGACTCGTGATATCCGGGTGCCGGTTGCCTCTGCGGACAACCGTGGGCGCAGTCTGACCATCGATCACGGGGCCGGTTACAACAGTCGCCTCTTTATCAACGGCAAGGAAATTGTGGTGAACCGGGGCTTCAAGAAGAGCTTCACCTCGGATGGCCAGAGCTGGGTGGAGGTCTCCCCCATCGATACCAAGGTTGCGCGCAAGCCCGAGCAGTTCGGAGTGCCGGTGACCACTCTGGTGGGCTATTACGACCCGCAGGGGAGCCTGCCCAGCTACATCTATCCGGCGCTGCACGGCGCCTACGGCTTCACCTATCCGGATGACAGCAGCACCCTGTCCGGCAGTGACTGCCAGTTGCAGGTGGAGACTCGCGATGGTCTGCAGCGCTTCAGGCTGGCCAATCACCGGGCGGCCAGCAGCGTCATGAACAAGTTCCACATCAACCTGCCCACCGCCAGCGAGCCCGGCCGCGCCACCATCCAGTGCCGTGGCCAGACACTGGTACAGCAGAGCTTGCTGCCACCGCAGCAGTCACTCTCCTTTACCGTCAACGGGCGGCCGCTGGAGCAGGGCGTGGTTGAGAACCAGCCTCCAGTGGTGACCGTACCGGCGCAGCTCGGCGGCATCGGCGGTGAGTGGCTGACCGTCACCGCTGAGGCGAGCGATCCCGAGGACGACGCGCTGAGCTACCGCTGGCACTTTCCGGCGGGCTGGCAGGCGGAAGGCGAGACCAGTGCCAACCTGCGTCTGCTACCGCCGGCTGTCACCACCAGCGAGCAGCATGAGCTGAGTGTGAGCGTCTCGGACGGAGTACATCAGAGCGAAGGGCGCATCGTGCTGACGCTGGCGCCCGTGGTCGACGGCTCTTGCAACACCACAGATCCGGAAGCGGCCAACGTTCCCGCATGGCAGGCCAGCAAGGTCTACAACGGCGGCGACAAGGTGAGCCACAACCAGCTGGTATGGCGTGCCAAGTACTGGACTCAGGGCAATGCGCCGAGTCGCAGTGCCGATCAGTGGGCGCTGGCGAGTCAGGTTGATCTGGGGTGGAGCGCCGCCGTTGCCTACAACGGCGGGGAGCTGACCAACCACAACGGCCGTCGGTGGCAGGCCAGGTGGTGGACTCAGGGTAATGAGCCGGGCAAGCACGGCGTCTGGCTGGATGTCGGGGCGGCAAGCTGCCGTTAA
- a CDS encoding glycosyl hydrolase family 18 protein: MPSPKPTLLALAVGLFCTSAAYAAAPGKPTIGWGPTKFAIVEVDQAATSYNNLVKVKDAADVEVSWNLWSGDVGQTAKVLLDGKEVWSGPSAAAGTAKFKVNKGGRYQMQVALCNADGCTLSDKKEIVVADTDGSHLAPLKAALQENNKPYANKSGKVVGTYYVEWGVYGRKFTVDKIPAQNLTHILYGFTPICGGDGINDSLKEIEGSFQALQRACAGRADFKVAIHDPWAAVQMPQSGLTAYDEPYKGNFGALMALKQAYPDLKILPSVGGWTLSDPFYFLGDKSKRDTFVASVKEFLQTWKFFDGVDIDWEYPGGQGANPKLGSPSDGATYVTLMKELRAMLDELESQTGRKYELTSAVGAGYDKIEDVDYRAAQQYMSHIFMMTYDYNGAWSNTELGHQTNLYAASWDPNTKYTTDKAVNLMLAQGVDPGKLVVGAAMYGRGWTGVSGYQGNNPFTGKATGKVKGTWEDGVVDYRDIVNNRMGSGWEKSYDEVAEAPYLFKASTGDLITYDNDRSVKAKGQYVLANKLGGLFSWEIDADNGDILNAMHEGLGHGEGTTPPANKPPVANAGSDLSVTGPTEVTLNGSASHDPENGALTYSWKQVSGPQAALLDATQAKARVVLDAVSADINLVFELAVTDDHNLTARDQVVVTNKAPQPNLPPLVSLPATASVESGKQVTLKATASDPNGDPLTYQWTVPAGLTASGQNSATLVVTGPNVTSDTAYDLSLTVSDGALDASAATRLTVKPVSGGGGCSATDPDAANWPAWQASKVYNGGDKVSHNQLVWQAKYWTQGNEPSRTADQWTLVSKVQLGWDANVAYNGGDLTNHNGRQWKAQYWTRGDEPGKAAVWQDVGAASCK; encoded by the coding sequence ATGCCAAGTCCAAAACCTACCTTGCTGGCCCTTGCGGTCGGTCTTTTCTGTACCTCTGCTGCTTACGCGGCTGCGCCCGGCAAACCCACCATCGGCTGGGGCCCCACCAAGTTCGCCATTGTCGAAGTCGATCAGGCGGCAACCTCCTACAACAATCTGGTCAAGGTGAAAGATGCCGCCGATGTGGAGGTAAGCTGGAACCTCTGGAGCGGTGACGTTGGCCAGACCGCCAAGGTGCTGCTCGATGGCAAGGAGGTGTGGTCAGGCCCCTCCGCCGCGGCAGGCACCGCCAAATTCAAGGTGAACAAGGGGGGCCGCTACCAGATGCAGGTAGCCCTCTGCAATGCCGACGGCTGCACCCTCTCCGACAAGAAGGAGATAGTGGTCGCCGATACCGATGGCAGCCACCTTGCACCGCTAAAGGCTGCGCTGCAGGAGAACAACAAGCCCTACGCCAACAAGTCCGGCAAGGTGGTCGGCACCTACTACGTGGAGTGGGGCGTCTACGGGCGCAAGTTCACCGTGGACAAGATCCCGGCCCAGAACCTGACCCACATTCTCTACGGTTTTACCCCCATCTGTGGCGGGGATGGCATCAATGACAGCCTCAAGGAGATCGAAGGGAGCTTCCAGGCGCTGCAGCGTGCCTGTGCCGGTCGGGCCGACTTCAAGGTGGCGATCCACGATCCCTGGGCTGCCGTCCAGATGCCACAAAGCGGCCTGACCGCCTATGACGAGCCCTACAAGGGCAACTTCGGCGCCCTGATGGCGCTCAAGCAGGCCTACCCCGATCTCAAGATCCTCCCCTCCGTCGGCGGCTGGACCCTCTCCGATCCCTTCTACTTCCTCGGCGACAAGAGCAAGCGCGATACCTTCGTCGCCTCGGTCAAAGAGTTCCTGCAGACCTGGAAATTCTTCGATGGCGTGGACATCGACTGGGAGTATCCGGGTGGACAGGGCGCCAACCCGAAACTGGGCAGCCCGAGCGATGGCGCAACCTATGTGACCCTGATGAAGGAGCTGCGCGCCATGCTCGACGAGCTGGAGTCGCAGACTGGTCGCAAGTATGAGCTCACCTCCGCGGTTGGTGCCGGTTACGACAAGATTGAAGATGTCGATTACCGCGCGGCCCAGCAGTACATGAGCCACATCTTCATGATGACCTACGACTACAACGGCGCATGGAGCAACACCGAGCTGGGTCACCAGACCAACCTCTATGCGGCGAGCTGGGATCCCAACACCAAGTACACCACCGACAAGGCGGTCAACCTGATGCTGGCGCAGGGGGTTGACCCCGGCAAGCTGGTGGTCGGTGCCGCCATGTATGGCCGTGGCTGGACTGGCGTGAGCGGTTATCAGGGCAACAACCCCTTCACCGGCAAGGCGACCGGCAAGGTGAAAGGCACCTGGGAAGATGGCGTGGTCGATTACCGCGACATCGTCAACAACCGCATGGGCAGCGGCTGGGAGAAGAGCTACGACGAGGTGGCCGAGGCCCCCTATCTGTTCAAGGCGTCGACCGGCGATCTCATCACCTATGACAACGACCGCTCGGTCAAGGCCAAGGGGCAGTATGTGCTGGCCAACAAGCTGGGTGGCCTCTTCTCCTGGGAGATTGATGCCGACAACGGCGACATCCTCAATGCCATGCACGAGGGGCTGGGTCATGGCGAGGGAACCACTCCGCCAGCCAACAAGCCGCCGGTGGCCAACGCGGGCAGCGATCTGAGTGTCACCGGCCCGACCGAGGTGACGCTGAACGGCTCCGCGTCCCACGACCCGGAAAATGGCGCCCTCACCTATAGCTGGAAGCAGGTCTCCGGCCCGCAGGCAGCCCTGCTGGATGCCACTCAGGCCAAGGCCCGGGTTGTACTAGATGCGGTGTCCGCCGACATCAATCTGGTGTTCGAGCTGGCCGTGACTGACGACCATAACCTCACCGCCCGCGATCAGGTGGTTGTCACCAACAAGGCGCCGCAGCCCAACCTGCCGCCACTGGTGAGCCTGCCGGCTACCGCTTCCGTGGAGTCTGGCAAGCAGGTGACCCTCAAGGCGACCGCATCTGACCCAAACGGTGATCCGCTCACCTATCAGTGGACGGTACCTGCCGGTCTCACCGCCAGCGGTCAGAACAGTGCCACCCTGGTGGTCACCGGTCCGAACGTTACCAGCGATACCGCCTATGACCTGAGCCTCACCGTCTCCGACGGCGCGCTGGATGCCAGTGCCGCCACCCGGCTGACGGTCAAGCCGGTCAGCGGTGGTGGCGGTTGCTCGGCCACCGATCCGGATGCCGCCAACTGGCCTGCCTGGCAGGCGAGCAAGGTCTACAACGGCGGTGACAAGGTGAGCCACAACCAGCTGGTGTGGCAGGCCAAGTACTGGACTCAGGGCAACGAACCGAGCCGCACTGCCGATCAGTGGACGCTGGTGAGCAAGGTGCAACTGGGGTGGGATGCCAATGTCGCCTATAACGGTGGCGACCTGACCAACCACAATGGTCGCCAGTGGAAGGCCCAGTACTGGACCCGCGGTGATGAGCCCGGCAAGGCTGCGGTCTGGCAGGATGTCGGCGCCGCCAGCTGCAAGTAA
- a CDS encoding DUF2975 domain-containing protein gives MISNKLERSSMLIEWLLLLALLATPLITLLEVWTPFGGADLLQEKLNTILSRPGINPADYPLHFSTRLLGTLVQLLPDLVFMMMLWQLRQLFRGYRHGLLFTFEQIRRYRQIGLLLCATFVVELIHLPLLDTVLTMRGPEVLGTIALSTSDFRVLLAGLIVLALALVMREAKLLADEQQLTV, from the coding sequence ATGATATCCAACAAACTCGAACGCTCGAGCATGCTGATCGAATGGCTGCTGCTACTGGCTCTGCTGGCGACCCCTTTGATCACCTTGCTGGAGGTGTGGACCCCCTTCGGTGGCGCCGATTTGCTGCAGGAGAAGCTCAACACCATTCTGAGCCGTCCCGGCATCAACCCGGCTGACTATCCGCTGCACTTCTCCACCCGGCTGCTCGGCACTCTGGTACAACTGTTGCCGGATCTGGTCTTCATGATGATGCTCTGGCAACTGCGCCAGCTGTTTCGCGGCTACCGCCACGGCCTGCTCTTCACCTTCGAGCAGATCCGCCGCTACCGGCAGATCGGGCTGCTGCTCTGTGCAACCTTCGTGGTCGAGTTGATCCACCTGCCCCTGCTGGATACGGTGCTCACAATGAGAGGTCCGGAAGTACTCGGTACCATAGCGCTGAGTACCTCCGATTTTCGGGTACTGCTGGCGGGACTCATCGTGCTGGCGCTGGCACTGGTCATGCGCGAGGCCAAACTGCTGGCCGATGAACAGCAACTGACGGTGTGA
- a CDS encoding helix-turn-helix domain-containing protein, which yields MPIIIRLDALLAERKMTARELAQRIDITEANLSILKNGHAKAVRFSTLEAICRELQCQPGDLLGYEQER from the coding sequence ATGCCCATCATCATCCGGCTCGATGCCCTGCTGGCCGAACGCAAAATGACCGCTCGCGAACTGGCCCAGCGCATCGACATCACCGAAGCCAACCTCTCGATCCTCAAGAATGGTCACGCCAAGGCGGTGCGCTTTTCCACTCTGGAGGCCATCTGCCGTGAACTCCAGTGCCAACCCGGCGATCTGCTGGGCTACGAGCAGGAGCGCTAA
- a CDS encoding 3-phenylpropionate MFS transporter encodes MPAFSWLALFFGAFYFVYGAYLPFWSLWLEGVGVSAEMIGLLLGAGMAIRFAGNLMVMGQIKGAGHLLPVTRLLSLLSLLAFLGFYLSHHLWWLVGLTLIANFIYPTLMPVGEALATRMVVQAHIDYGKVRLCGSFAFIVASTLVGALVGNFGSDWILHTMVAGLVLMLLLSWLPLSPAPQDVQGDRAKASLLATLRSAPVRSFLLLTALLQGSHAAYYGFSAIYWKAQGYSGTIIGYLWAIGVVAEICMFAADKRFLQRFGAQSLFIAGAIGCVVRWVLLGASTELWVLVLGQLLHAVTFGVSHLGAVRFMTRQLPAEQLIPTQSLYAALGLGMTVAALMALCGMLFEPLGGGIFFLMVLVVLPVFFLRLRPFAPSAQEGATA; translated from the coding sequence ATGCCCGCGTTCTCATGGTTAGCGCTCTTTTTCGGCGCCTTCTATTTCGTCTACGGCGCTTACTTGCCGTTCTGGTCGCTCTGGCTGGAGGGGGTGGGCGTCAGCGCCGAGATGATTGGTCTCCTGCTGGGGGCTGGGATGGCGATCCGCTTTGCCGGCAACCTGATGGTGATGGGGCAGATCAAGGGGGCGGGCCATCTGCTGCCGGTTACTCGATTGCTCAGCCTGCTCAGCCTGCTCGCCTTCCTTGGCTTCTATCTCAGCCATCACCTCTGGTGGCTGGTCGGCCTTACTCTGATTGCCAACTTTATCTACCCGACCCTGATGCCGGTGGGTGAGGCGCTGGCAACCCGCATGGTGGTGCAGGCGCACATCGACTACGGCAAGGTGCGGCTGTGCGGTTCGTTTGCCTTTATCGTCGCCTCTACCCTGGTGGGGGCGCTGGTGGGCAACTTCGGCAGCGACTGGATTTTGCACACCATGGTGGCGGGGCTGGTGCTGATGCTGCTGCTCAGCTGGCTGCCACTTAGTCCCGCGCCACAGGATGTGCAGGGGGATCGCGCCAAGGCATCCCTGCTGGCGACCCTGCGCAGCGCGCCGGTGCGCAGCTTCCTGTTGCTGACAGCGCTGCTGCAGGGAAGCCACGCCGCCTATTACGGTTTCAGTGCCATCTACTGGAAGGCGCAAGGATATAGCGGCACCATCATCGGCTATCTCTGGGCGATCGGGGTGGTGGCCGAGATCTGTATGTTCGCCGCCGACAAGCGCTTCCTGCAACGCTTCGGGGCGCAGAGCCTCTTTATCGCCGGAGCCATCGGTTGCGTGGTGCGCTGGGTATTGCTGGGGGCGTCGACCGAGCTGTGGGTGTTGGTGCTGGGGCAACTGCTCCACGCGGTGACTTTCGGGGTGAGCCATCTCGGGGCGGTGCGCTTCATGACTCGTCAGTTACCGGCCGAGCAGTTGATCCCGACCCAGTCCCTCTACGCAGCGCTGGGTCTTGGCATGACGGTAGCGGCTCTGATGGCACTCTGCGGCATGCTGTTCGAGCCCCTTGGCGGCGGCATCTTCTTCCTGATGGTGCTGGTGGTCTTGCCGGTTTTCTTCCTGCGGTTGCGACCCTTTGCCCCCTCTGCGCAGGAGGGGGCTACGGCCTGA
- a CDS encoding lysozyme inhibitor LprI family protein — protein sequence MNIKLLFIVSSLVLSSAVNAGIFDSKEEKQPFKCGREDAVNALTEALRDNALSRMSVSPEKLDFFQSQVEKIPVSISDVSTTSDSSQELRCVATVSMTVPVEVRELAQKAPDVFSEFIRESHGLYKNGNVTWNGVSYKARLADNEKDISVALGETYYAPMSLAKASYLTITKDDIVKRNDPSRVAIAKQAYEAEDARLNKIWKAIPASFRASMKNEQISWVWQKENDCGNIESVNNQNLSISGKVELYECQTEMTKARIKYLSVQK from the coding sequence ATGAATATAAAATTACTTTTTATTGTGTCTTCATTGGTATTGTCTAGTGCTGTCAACGCTGGTATTTTTGACTCGAAAGAGGAAAAGCAGCCTTTCAAATGTGGTCGTGAGGATGCGGTAAACGCATTAACAGAGGCTCTGCGTGATAATGCCTTGTCGAGGATGTCAGTATCACCAGAAAAACTCGATTTCTTTCAAAGTCAAGTCGAAAAAATTCCCGTTAGCATCTCTGATGTTTCGACTACAAGTGATTCATCACAAGAGTTACGATGTGTAGCGACCGTATCAATGACTGTTCCTGTTGAAGTCAGGGAGTTAGCACAGAAAGCCCCGGACGTGTTCTCTGAGTTTATTAGAGAAAGTCATGGGTTGTATAAAAATGGCAATGTTACGTGGAATGGTGTTTCTTATAAAGCAAGGCTGGCCGATAATGAAAAAGACATTTCTGTCGCTTTAGGGGAGACTTATTATGCCCCAATGTCATTAGCCAAGGCATCATACTTGACGATCACTAAAGATGATATTGTTAAACGAAATGACCCATCTCGAGTTGCCATCGCCAAGCAGGCTTATGAAGCTGAAGATGCCCGCTTGAATAAAATCTGGAAAGCTATTCCAGCATCTTTTAGAGCATCGATGAAAAATGAACAGATTTCTTGGGTATGGCAGAAGGAGAATGATTGCGGTAATATTGAATCTGTAAATAATCAGAACTTGTCAATATCTGGTAAAGTGGAACTGTATGAGTGCCAAACCGAGATGACCAAGGCTAGGATAAAATATTTGAGTGTCCAGAAATAA
- a CDS encoding murein hydrolase activator EnvC family protein produces MSFDIAMNLILPPRDGKKPHITAPFGEKRASGPHKGVDFNYIGGQTGVNMQHPAAFSPVDGTISYSGGLFGTVKILDNKGFSHEILHLQSQNVKEGESVKAGITPIGRMGGRGPQKENQYAMHIHYQIKDSSGKIVNPQEWWANKGATSNSNPIDVKPIASPCLPIAQADGKEFKDAKSLASLLGAEANYLLGLNTWHGGIHISDEKAPWVKDIHPIRCMADGEVVAFRMMPDYLVSNFKGQEYRYSNSFCLVRHHFKQPKSAGGNKGSTQKENSSEKGGGTEDNGFTYYTLYMHLCPWDKWPKNSRYRLKKGWRVRHSVPNHDYQPPALTLKAGEEFELVEGVTAQRGYVTGQGEFEFARIKVLSNGASSKEVLAIKGMDSLWMAQDPSAIEKVGNIVRPMWVYDKIEARVKEDMVGRADPKAQKGKTGHYVAGDSVFSVPAGSLISFDAHRCEWQEVRGRARRMARCVVQPLGRPVWLCVEEENIEIKRQEPTHLGKLYELPTPVPIRAGETIGYLGMYETPTSTEGGMSSKHMVHLELFSDDPRAEAVVSSKEWKDKGFTLIDGSDSDGALDPAKIPPFFLNLYRHASDDKELKNNELTVKKLENTVDSIENYDRVKGMVVKHSSEWWAPTSKVMMERFKSIFSEVTELPGLITHEVERVESIGWMHILKNKKIDGPKVWHLHPLSLLDFSVSQKISRGLFTYADAEEALRSIYNKYGYDMAVVVERMYRDETGHFKSLQYQHCGTGGMEAFGNPPYYGWDKSFFEKNPSYKPVGTWSAFENKGKSGLGGNVQVTNKKKTFIKFPSVLAAMEYKVFYINKHDGNWARWHNASDANVQKVYKEYISKIKPKISDSFKDIK; encoded by the coding sequence ATGTCTTTTGATATTGCCATGAATTTGATACTTCCTCCTCGCGATGGAAAGAAGCCACATATCACAGCCCCTTTTGGTGAAAAAAGAGCATCAGGGCCACATAAAGGTGTTGATTTCAATTATATAGGTGGGCAGACGGGGGTTAATATGCAACATCCCGCAGCCTTTTCACCCGTTGATGGTACGATTTCATATTCAGGTGGTTTATTTGGCACAGTAAAAATACTGGACAATAAAGGTTTTAGTCATGAGATTCTCCACCTGCAATCGCAAAATGTCAAAGAAGGGGAGTCTGTTAAAGCTGGGATTACCCCGATTGGCAGAATGGGTGGCAGAGGACCACAAAAGGAAAATCAATATGCAATGCATATTCATTATCAGATAAAAGATTCCTCTGGAAAAATTGTCAACCCTCAAGAGTGGTGGGCTAATAAAGGTGCGACTAGCAATAGCAATCCTATAGATGTTAAACCCATCGCTTCACCTTGTTTACCTATTGCCCAAGCTGATGGAAAGGAGTTTAAGGATGCCAAATCGTTAGCTTCACTTTTAGGAGCTGAAGCTAATTATCTATTGGGCCTAAACACTTGGCATGGCGGTATTCATATTAGTGATGAAAAAGCACCTTGGGTCAAAGATATTCATCCTATTCGATGCATGGCTGATGGTGAGGTTGTAGCTTTTCGAATGATGCCTGACTATCTTGTCAGCAATTTTAAAGGGCAGGAATATCGCTATTCCAATTCTTTTTGCTTGGTTCGTCATCATTTCAAACAACCCAAGTCAGCAGGGGGAAATAAAGGTTCTACGCAGAAAGAGAACAGTTCTGAAAAAGGGGGGGGTACAGAAGATAATGGGTTTACCTATTACACACTATATATGCATTTATGTCCTTGGGATAAATGGCCGAAAAACAGCCGCTATCGGTTAAAAAAGGGATGGCGGGTGCGTCATAGTGTACCGAATCATGATTACCAACCTCCCGCACTAACCTTGAAAGCGGGAGAGGAATTCGAACTTGTCGAAGGTGTTACTGCACAACGTGGTTATGTAACAGGTCAAGGGGAGTTCGAATTTGCTCGTATAAAGGTACTGAGTAATGGTGCTAGTAGCAAAGAGGTCTTGGCCATAAAAGGAATGGATAGCCTTTGGATGGCACAAGACCCAAGCGCGATAGAGAAAGTTGGCAACATTGTTAGACCTATGTGGGTATATGACAAAATAGAAGCTCGTGTGAAAGAAGATATGGTTGGTCGTGCCGACCCCAAAGCTCAAAAAGGGAAAACAGGACATTATGTAGCTGGTGACAGTGTTTTTAGTGTACCAGCCGGAAGTCTGATCAGCTTTGATGCACATAGGTGCGAGTGGCAGGAAGTTCGCGGTAGAGCGCGGCGAATGGCTCGTTGTGTCGTACAGCCTCTTGGTCGCCCTGTTTGGTTATGTGTAGAAGAAGAGAATATTGAGATTAAGCGCCAAGAGCCTACTCACTTGGGTAAGCTGTATGAATTGCCTACACCAGTACCAATTCGTGCTGGCGAGACTATTGGCTATCTAGGAATGTACGAAACGCCAACTTCTACCGAAGGGGGAATGTCGAGCAAGCACATGGTTCACCTTGAGCTGTTTAGCGACGATCCACGAGCAGAGGCAGTAGTTAGTAGCAAAGAGTGGAAGGATAAAGGCTTCACGCTGATTGATGGCTCTGATAGTGATGGTGCCCTGGATCCTGCTAAAATCCCCCCATTTTTCCTGAACCTGTATCGTCATGCTTCAGATGATAAAGAGTTGAAAAATAATGAGCTTACAGTTAAAAAGCTGGAGAATACCGTCGATAGCATAGAGAACTATGACCGAGTTAAAGGGATGGTGGTGAAGCATAGTAGTGAGTGGTGGGCACCCACTTCAAAAGTTATGATGGAACGATTTAAAAGCATATTTAGTGAAGTGACTGAACTGCCGGGGCTTATTACCCATGAAGTTGAGCGTGTTGAAAGCATTGGGTGGATGCATATATTAAAAAATAAAAAAATAGATGGGCCAAAAGTATGGCACTTACATCCTCTATCTTTATTAGATTTTTCTGTTTCGCAAAAAATAAGCAGAGGGTTGTTTACCTATGCTGATGCAGAAGAAGCATTGCGGTCCATATATAATAAATATGGTTATGATATGGCGGTAGTTGTTGAACGTATGTATCGTGATGAAACCGGACATTTTAAATCACTTCAATATCAACATTGCGGCACAGGGGGAATGGAGGCATTTGGTAACCCACCTTACTATGGCTGGGATAAATCTTTTTTTGAAAAAAATCCGTCGTATAAACCTGTCGGAACTTGGAGTGCATTTGAAAATAAAGGGAAAAGTGGTTTGGGTGGAAATGTTCAGGTGACGAATAAGAAAAAAACATTTATTAAATTCCCTTCGGTTCTTGCCGCAATGGAATATAAAGTTTTCTATATTAATAAACATGATGGAAATTGGGCCCGTTGGCACAATGCATCTGATGCTAATGTTCAAAAGGTATATAAAGAATATATATCTAAGATAAAGCCAAAAATTAGTGATTCATTTAAGGACATAAAATGA